The region gagtagggttgacatctatactgggactgatagggagtagggttgacatctatactgggactgatagggagtagggttgacatctatactgggactgatagggagtagggttgacatctatactgggactgatagggagtagggttgacatctatactgggactgatagggagtagggttgacatctatactgggactgatagggagtagggttgacatctatactgggactgatagggagtagggttgacatctatactgggactgatagggagtagggttgacatctatactgggactgatagggagtagggttgacatctatactgggactgatagggagtagggttgacatctatactgggactgatagggagtagggttgacatctatactgggactgatagggagtagggttgacatctatactgggactgatagggagtagggttgacatctatactgggactgatagggagtagggttgacatctatactgggactgatagggagtagggttgacatctatactgggactgatagggagtagggttgacatctatactgggactgatagggagtagggttgacatctatactgggactgatagggagtagggttgacatctatactgggactgatagggagtagggttgacatctatactgggactgatagggagtagggttgacatctatactgggactgatagggagtagggttgacatctatactgggactgatagggagtagggttgacatctatactgggactgatagggagtagggttgacatctatactgtgtAGGATGTGTGTTTGAACTTTTCTACATCCATAACAACCAGCTCTCTAGACTGATACAGACTCTATGGGCCTTATGGGCCTTCActacagatggtgtgtgtgtgtgtgtgtctgtgtgtctgtgtgtctgtgtgtgtctgtgtgtgtgtgtgtgtgtgtgtgtgtgtgtgtgtgtgtgtgtgtgtgtgtgtgtgtgtgtgtgtgtgtgtgtgtgtgtgtcgtgtgtgtgtgtgtgtgtgtgtgtgtgtgtgtgtgtgtgtgtgtgtgtgtgtgtgtgtgtgtgtgtgtgtgtgtgtgagagagagagtcaattgTTGTTTAGCCTCACAGCTTGGGGATAGGAGTTATCATTGAACCTGGTGGTCAGTCTTTAGGCTGCTGTACAGCTTGACGGACCATAGAGAATTGAACATTTATCCTCCTGTATCTGGGGATCTGAGAATAAACAGCTTCACAACAATCAATGTTGAAATATGTGTTTACAGTTCTACACATCTGTTCAATAAGtgattgtttttgttgtttgtgaTGTTGATGACTTTATTGTATCCATTAGGAAATAGTTTTTGCATCAGACAGCATGTCATCTTAAATAGACAGACGAAGACAGACATGCAACAcgtcacacacattacatacatagtgcaatagacttacagacagacagtattcacATAGACAACCATATAGCACAATACAACACAGCACAATATGAGCCTGGTTCATTTTCAGTAATGAGGCCCTGTACCCCATTTACAGTTTCTACTTCAATGTATCAGGTGGAGTTATTCACCTGCTATAGAgtgagttgttgtttatgtttctaAGACTGCAGGGTGGGAGATGCAACAATGGCCTTGAGAACAGCAGGAAGTGTGTTGCTGGTATTTCTCTGGTCTGTGACAGGTATGGTCTCATTCTTATCTTTTAGTTGTTCTGTTTCTCTACAGACATTTCTAAAGGATATGAATCATAATGTTATTCTGGTGTTAGGCGTCTCCACTTCCCTTTAAATAGGTATCTTTCACACCTCACTGAGTGATTCTTGTCTGTGGTTTCACACTCAACTCACCAACTATGGCAACATGGTGTGGACAAACCCTACTCATTTTGAAATTGATGCATCTTTAAGGTGAAAAAAAAGCACAAGCATCCACAAcgttcaaacatctttcccataattacaggtattttatcaaccatttgagttcagccataatatttgttgtaatatttgttctcccttttcagggggatgaaattgtaaccagctctgtaatgcttgtttgaaaagacagatacttttgaaaaaagtATAATTCTCAATGAAtctaaaatgagacatggcaatctgcacaaaggcaaaaaggccatttttaaacaatggatgagcttttcttattaatctactggagaaccatttagggttcaagtaaaacgtttgtataagtgaagcttttagagagaggtttagtgcttttatatgtaataatctcaacccacccagttAGTAATCATTACATAGCGACTGTGTGTTTATTCATGTGAAAATTGACTTTGCCgcttcagcatgcttttgtggcacagtcaaTGGCACACAGGGGATATTGGCCAGAAGGTTCAGGGTTCGCCGACCACCACGGAtgagctcactctccctgcctaTTTCATTATTACGATCAGAGCCGGCTGCAGACAGTGATCAGCCAGGGGGAAATCAGATTTTCAAAATTTTGATgccatatttataattatataaaatatattcacattttctaccaacaggtttctgtgccaatgcaccacacaaccaataaacaaaagCATAACGACTTGGAGCACTTCTATAGCATGGTTTACGTTTTTAAAACCACAATCAATCTGAACAAATAGGAATACATCCCACCTTACCTTGTAGGCTTACCCAGTATCGAAGGCTTGacaatctctgaatgtcattcagctttctggtgttttgtaacaaatgtctctttccattcatcaaatggctgctgcacagtttggattgattgattttattggtcagttaaaaaaatacatacacacatgtacacacagtttATTTACAGTGACCAGGATTGTTGATTTAAAggacaataaagtctgggacttatttacATTGTGGTGCCTATGTTTTacataaacacatttacattgcatagatacagacacattgcatagatacagacacattgcatagatacagacacattgcatagatacagacacattgcaGATAtaaacacattacagagatacattacagagatacattacagagatacagacacattacagagatacagacacattacagagatacattacagagatacagacacattacagagatacacacacattgttacagttatcgatggtgaaggaggaccaaaatccAGCAGGACTGCGTTtgttcatcttgaacatttattaaactcaaaatgaacaccaaaacaacaaaacaaactcacgatccccgaacagtcttctcaggctcacacacgctagacaagaaacaatctcccacaaaaacctacaccaaacaattacccatatataggactctcaatcagaggcaacgaggaagcacctgcctccaattgagagtcccaaaccccaatcaacctaacatagaaatacattaaccagactacacatagaaatacatagaccataaaccaaaaacccggaaataataaatcaaacgcccttctaccaaaacaccaccccgaaccacataaaacaaataccctctgccacgtcctgaccaaactacaataacaattaacccttatattggccaggacgtgacagtaccccccctaaaggtgctaaccccggaagcacctcaagaataacaaaaaccccaaacaacaaaaaatcccctaaactaaagggagggtggctgccgtcaccgacggcacttgtgctacaccccctccccaacccacttatacaggtggtggttcaggctccggcctattgtcctccagagtgccgaccgacccgatctgcctcggaccgtaggcagactccccctgcTCTGGATCATGGGCAGACCTCCTCCTTTCCACCCTGTATGCAGACTCATCAATTAAACCGTTAATTACTTTAAGTTCTGAAatgtcaggcttactcagtttagggttgctgctagactcccttgATTTTTGGTCATCAGCAGACtctgggcagatgggccactctggctgatcctggctgacgggccgctctggctgatcctggccgacgggccgctctggctgatcctgacCGACGGGCCgatctggctgatcctggccgacgggccgctctggctgatccgggcagtcgggccgctctggcatctccgggcagtcgggccactctggcatctccgggcagtcgggccgttctggcatctccgggcagtcgggccgctctggcatctccgggcagtcgggccgctctggcggctcctgactgacgggcggctctggcggctcctgactgacgggcggctctggcgactcctgactgacgggcagctctggcgactcctgactgacgggcggctctggcgactcctgactgacgggcggctctggcgactcctgactgacgggcggctctggcgactcctgactgacgggcggctctggcgactcctgactgacggggcggctctggcgactcctgactgacgggcagctctggcgacttctgactgagccgacgcactggaagcctggtgcgtggtgctggtactggggttatcagcctgggaacacgcacttccAGGCtaatgcggggagcgggaacaggacgagtcggactgggctgatgcacttgaaacctggtgcgtggtgctggtactggacgtgccagactgggaacacgcacctctaggctagtgcgtggagcgggaacaggatatataGGACCGTGGAGgcttactggcggtctcgagcttaAACCTGGCATCGCCCTTTCTGGCTGAATGCCTACTACCCCCTGGTAAATGCGGGGTGCTGGTATAGCGTGTACTGGCCTAAAAACACTTGGCCTCGCCATAATActcattaccccgaagcacgagACATGTCCATTAACTGGCTTCTGTGACACAGtccggggatttggcctggggctccaaacttgccccgccaaactacccatatgcccccccaaaaaaaattattggggctgcctctcgggtttaatcggcagtcgtgttcctcggtagcATTCCCGGTCTTTGCTCCATTtcttccatgggccctctccggccataacttgctcccatgtccatttctcccgtttgtccaattcaaattccctctgctccttccagtccacctgttgctccttcctctgctgcttggtccttttgtggtgggagattctgtcacagttatcgatggtgaaggaggaccaaaatccagcaggactgtgtttgttcatcttgaacatttattaaactcaaaatgaacaccaaaacaacaaaacaaactcacgatccccgaacagtcttctcaggctcacacacgctagacaagaaacaatctcccacaaaaacctacaccaaacaattacccatatataggactctcaatcagaggcaacgaggaagcacctgcctccaattgagagtcccaaaccccaatcaacctaacatagaaatacattaaccatagaaatacataaacatagaccataaaccaaaaacccggaaataataaatcaaacgcccttctaccaaaacaccaccccgaaccacataaaacaaataccctctgccacgtcctgaccaaactacaataacaattaacccttatattggccaggacgtgacacacattacagagatacagacacattacagagatatagaaacattacagagacacagacacactacatagatacagacacattacagagacacagacacattacagagatacagacacattacatagatacagacacattacagagatacagacacattacagagatacagacacattacagatacagacacattacagatacagacacattacagagatacagacacattacagagatacagacacattacagagatacagacacattacagagatacagacacattacagagatacagacacattacagagatacagacacattacagagatacagacacattacatagatacagacacattacatagatacagacacattacagagatacagacacattacagatatagaaacattacagagacacagacacattacagagatacagacacattacatagatacagacacattacagagatacattgGCTTAATTCtgatagcattgtgttgtgtgaccttGTTTCAGTGGTACTGGGTCAGAATGTCTGGAGTGTGACTTACACCAAGAAAAGTATCTGTGCcttgaaggggtcaacagtggaGCTGCACTGCTCTTATACATATCCCAGTGGTACAGTCACAACAACCCTCTGGTTCACTGAATCTGGGACTGGTAAAGAACCTAAAGATCTAGGTCAGGACCCAGAGTATGCAGGTCGTCTGGAGTGTCATGGAGATCAGAAGAATTGTCACACACTGAGgatcacagacctgagagagagtgaCTCTGCTGAGTACAAGTTCAGATTATTAACAGATCAGACCGGAGGGAAATATATTGGcagtcctggagtcactctgtctgtcacaggtacagttacGTACATTCAATATAGTTCAACtgttgaattccatttagttcaAGAAAATTGTCTTGGTTTGTATTTACAGTATCTGTCACTCATCTCACATCTATCTAGATAGTTGTAATGTGAGTGTGGTTCTGTATGTATGCTAAAGCATATGATGTGTGTGCTTCAGTGTATgctgtgattttagcatgtatgcTAATGAGAATGTTGTGTTAAAATCTGTTTAAATTGACTCTATTGAACCCAATACTTCCTGGAAAACAGTGGAAAGTATTACAGAGttgactatcctggctaaataaaTCAAATTCATTAATGAATGACTATAATTACCTTATAAAGGGCAGCTATACAGACACAAAGGAGGAGAATAATGATTTGTTTCCTCATACTCTAGATGTTGTGTTGGAGATGGATCCTACATCTGtgtcagagagggagaatgtCACACTGATATGTAGAACCAAATGTACACTGGACCCCATCACAGCCTACAGTTGGTATAAGAATGGACAGCCTATACCAAACAGCAacacctcctctcctgtctatagCCTATTCTCAGTCAGCAGTGAGGATACAGGCCGATACTCCTGTGCTGTAGAAGGCCATGAGGATCTCCCCTCTGCTGAAGAGACTCTCactgtcacatgtcagtacattgtGGGTTTCATTTGATATACTGATTATGTTGATTCTTGAATTGGGAATAGATTGTTTTCCATATGAATAAATATGAATAAATATTTTTGTGTGTAACATCCATTTCCTTGAATTTGTATTACCACCATATCATCAttctttttaattattatttttctgATTGTCTTTTACTCTGAATTAAATGATTTCAAACTCACCTGTAAAATGTAAACACAAATGTTGCTATAAATGAATCTGGTCTTCAACACCAGATGGTCCAAGGAAcacctcagtgtcagtcagtccctctggtgaaataatggagggcagttcagtgactctgacctgcagcagtgaatccaacccacctgtggacaaatacacctggtacaaGAAGAATGTTACCTCACCAAAAGCATCAGGACAGAGTTACAGCATCACTAACATCATctctgaggacagaggagaataCTACTGTGAGGCTGAGAATACAATAGCATCTAATAACTCTACAGCTCTGATGATCATTATAGCAGGTGAAGTTACATCTTCAATACTTCAATACAAAATGATGTTCAATAAGAAATGATGTTTCAAGGTAATCTTCTTCTAGTTTGCATCATTACACTTTGGTTTAAAACTATACATAGTCTTATACATACAAGTATTGCATTAATGTCCTGTATTGCAGTATATTAATTTTCAGTTCATAATAACATGTACTCATATCATCTATATTATCTTTTAGAGAAACAAACCTCAGTTCTAACTGCTGCTGTAGGAATCATAGTGGTTGTTCTGGGTGTCATACTGGCTTCATGTCTCTCTGGCTTCATGTGGTTCAGGTGAGTGAAAATGCATATtttaaagattatttcactttattATCTTCATTAatttgttcattcattcattcgttCATTTATAAAACAGGAAGAAGGCCTCCAAATCCACCTTTGACACAAGACACACAGCAGACGACGGACAGGTGAGTCTGTTCAGACAGATGGAAGATCATTTTCGTTGCTTTGTGGGAAATGTCCACTCTTCATGCTGTCTGTCCCCAGGTCTATTTAtattgtctgttctctctctccgtcagggAGACTCTAGTGCAGTGTATGTCAACATCTCAGGCATGGCCATGACCCCTGCTGCAGCACAGACAGTGGCCACCTTCGACCAGGAACAGGACGAGGATGTCCAGTAAGCTGCTGTGAAATTCAACCTCTCCAGTGCTGCCACCCTCTGAGCATATTCTACCATTACAACAACATAGAGTCAATACTGTATACAACATTGTGAACACACAGACAGCATCAAGGTCATTCATATGTTGCTGCTTATTGGAGGAGTAGACAAAGTCATTCAAATAAGCAAAACAGTTGACCATTAGTGACCCCTCATTGTTCTCTGAGAACTCCCTCCATCACTATCTGATGACATTTCATTGTTCTCTGAGAACTCCCTCCATCACTATCTGATGACATTTCATTGTTTTCTGAGAACTCCCTCCATCACTATCTGATGACATTTCATTGTTCTCTGagaactccctccatcactctctgaTGACATTTCATTGTTCTCTGAGAACTCCCTCCATCACTATCTGATGACATTTCATTGTTCTCTGAGAACTCCCTCCATCACTATCTGATGACATTTCATTGTTCTCTGAGAACTCCCTCCATCACTATCTGATGACATTTCATTGTTCTCTGAGAACTCCCTCCATCACTATCTGATGACATTTCATTGTTCTCTGAGAACTCCCTCCATCACTATCTGATGACATTTCATTGAACTCATACTATGGTGTAAAAGTAGGCATTTTGAAAAGTCACAGTTTTAATGTCTTAAAGGTTCCAGGGGTATTCTTCAGGCCAAATGGCATTTCCTGAAACTGCACTCTACAATATACATCTCAAGACAATTACTATGACATGtctataacctgttggggctacaggttagcaatgaaccccgagacgggattgctaacaaggctggaaattcaaaacatcaaaaatctaataatttcaatttctcaaacaatcaactattttacacaatttaaaagataaacatctccttaatctaaccacattgttcgattttcaaagaggctttacggcaaaagcataaagttagattatgttaggacagtacatagccacaaaagtacaaacatccagtttcaattcaaggtcaggcgtcaccaaaagcagaaaccagctaaaattatgcaccaacctttgacaatctccatcagatgacactcctaggacattatgttatacaatacatgcattttttgttccatcaagttcatatttatataaaaaaacagctttttacaatgGCGTGAAATTccgattttttcttctctgaaatgcttccggtgaacataacaaaattactattcgaaaacattggtaaattataatattgtcattcaaagaataatatattatcatctcgtaattgctaccgaatggccagatctcaaaataactttactgggaaatcacattttgcaataaacggggtgctatgctaagaacaataagctatgctatacagttagcatcatctaatatcgataataacattgtaaatatccccttacctttgattatctccaccagaaggcactgccaggaatcccaggtccagaacaaatgtggtttcttttgacaaagttcataatttatgtccaaataacaccaagtagttagcgttcattatgctcccacaaaacgtggtggggggtgtaaaatcacgccgaaaagctaaaaaacctagtaaataatctatttacgttcgttcaaacatgtcaaacgttgtttagcattaatcttttggtccatttttaacgttaaacatcagtaatattttcacacaacctatcctatgtctagataaacaattatgacaaactcacgcttctcagatttatgcgcaggcgcaaaaaatgaagtgacgacatgtcaacttccatgcattctaatttgctctctgtttatcatagacgcttcaaacaactttataaagatcgttgacatctagtggaagccgtaggagttgcgaaattaatcctttctcactatggtatctataaaacaatgacactaaatagtacagtcacaaaattcaaaaaaatgttttatctatttttcacaggtttttgcctgcaatatgagttttgttatacttacagacaccattcaaactgttttagaaaattcagagtgttttctatccgaatgtgttaataatatgcatatcctagcttctgagttggtgtaggaggcagttaaaaatgggcacatattttcttaaaaatttctcaatactgccccctagccccaacaggagtGATGTGATGAGGGTTTTAAGGAATGGCTCTGGTTCCattctaaatggcaccctattccctatttagttcactactggtcaaaagtagtgcactataagggagtagggtgccatttggggagtCACATTCAGTTTAATGGATGTTTCTTTCTCCAGGCCCACGGTGGAACAAGCAGCTGAGGAGGACCCCTCTGTTCTCTACAGTACagtcaacaaacccagaaccaagaagacctgaacacaacaaacccagaaccatgaacacaacaaacccaaaaccaagaagacatgaacacaacaaacccagaaccatgaagacatgaacacaacaaaccaagaagacatgaacacaacaaacccagaaccatgaagacctgaacacaacaaacccagaaccatgaagacatgaacacaacaaacccagaaccatgaagacatgaacacaacaaacccagaaccatgaagacatgaacacaacaaacccagaaccatgaagacatgtaacctttatttaactcccaatcacggccagttgtgacagcctg is a window of Salmo salar unplaced genomic scaffold, Ssal_v3.1, whole genome shotgun sequence DNA encoding:
- the LOC123732676 gene encoding B-cell receptor CD22-like, translating into MVLGQNVWSVTYTKKSICALKGSTVELHCSYTYPSGTVTTTLWFTESGTGKEPKDLGQDPEYAGRLECHGDQKNCHTLRITDLRESDSAEYKFRLLTDQTGGKYIGSPGVTLSVTDVVLEMDPTSVSERENVTLICRTKCTLDPITAYSWYKNGQPIPNSNTSSPVYSLFSVSSEDTGRYSCAVEGHEDLPSAEETLTVTYGPRNTSVSVSPSGEIMEGSSVTLTCSSESNPPVDKYTWYKKNVTSPKASGQSYSITNIISEDRGEYYCEAENTIASNNSTALMIIIAEKQTSVLTAAVGIIVVVLGVILASCLSGFMWFRKKASKSTFDTRHTADDGQGDSSAVYVNISGMAMTPAAAQTVATFDQEQDEDVQPTVEQAAEEDPSVLYSTVNKPRTKKT